In a single window of the Methylococcus sp. Mc7 genome:
- the epsG gene encoding chain length determinant protein tyrosine kinase EpsG, whose protein sequence is MKNLPSSDGSDLPRSDVQLGQLLLHAGKLSEKDIEAIAEKQREDGLRFGEAALSLGLIGEDDLRHALARQFAHPCLPDSDTSVDTDLIAAFCPPGPEGEALRDLRSTLMLRWFGGRRRLLALTSGLPGEGCGRLAANLAVVFSQLGERILLIDANLREPELHRLFKLRGDPGLSGVLAGRHSPEKAISSIPALGDLSVLPAGAPPPNPQELLSRVSFIRLLDEAAERYDIVLLNTPPALQSADARIVATRAAGCVIVVRRDSTRLGDAAAVKDQLSGAGVEVLGAVLAS, encoded by the coding sequence ATGAAAAATCTCCCTTCATCCGATGGCTCGGATCTGCCGCGCAGCGACGTCCAGTTGGGACAGCTCCTGCTGCATGCCGGGAAGCTGTCGGAAAAGGATATCGAGGCCATCGCGGAAAAGCAGAGGGAGGATGGGCTGAGGTTCGGCGAAGCGGCGCTGAGTCTGGGGCTGATCGGCGAGGACGATCTGCGCCATGCGCTGGCGCGCCAGTTCGCGCATCCTTGCCTGCCCGACTCGGACACCAGCGTCGATACGGATCTGATCGCGGCCTTTTGCCCGCCGGGGCCGGAAGGCGAAGCGCTGCGGGATCTGCGCAGCACCCTGATGCTGCGCTGGTTCGGGGGGCGCAGGCGGCTGCTCGCCTTGACCTCGGGGCTGCCGGGCGAAGGTTGCGGCCGGTTGGCCGCGAATCTCGCCGTGGTGTTTTCCCAGTTGGGAGAGCGGATCCTGTTGATCGATGCAAACCTGCGGGAGCCGGAGCTGCACCGCCTTTTCAAGCTGCGCGGCGACCCCGGCTTGTCGGGCGTCCTTGCCGGGCGCCACAGTCCGGAGAAGGCGATCAGCAGCATTCCGGCCCTCGGGGATCTGAGCGTGCTGCCGGCCGGTGCGCCGCCGCCCAATCCCCAGGAATTGCTGAGTCGGGTGTCTTTCATCCGGCTCTTGGACGAGGCCGCCGAGCGGTACGACATCGTACTGCTGAACACTCCTCCGGCGCTGCAGAGCGCCGATGCCCGAATCGTGGCGACGCGGGCCGCGGGCTGTGTCATCGTGGTCCGCCGCGATTCGACCCGCCTCGGCGACGCTGCGGCGGTCAAGGACCAGCTTTCCGGCGCGGGCGTCGAGGTGCTGGGCGCGGTCCTGGCCTCATGA
- a CDS encoding glycosyltransferase family 4 protein produces MNIRLLYLTREPFPTFRVDVATLFGRYLPGFGVYSDIVAVQEGNVGECAWEAGGAFTRTARGRWGRIRARLMLALDLFRLARADYSAVQVRDRIVGALIGLWAARLRGKPFYYWMSFPFPEYWAERGSPDPSGLVGTGRRLLFRLRGRFSAWLLYRRVLPAADHIFVQSDAMRMLLESHGLPAARMTPVPMGATIPDRLDDIPPADDPRLAGRRVIVYLGALERARRSEVMIEAMAAVRDEFPSALLVCVGDAEEVIERRWFDGLVGQLGLQDHVLFTGWLPGEEARRYLRNAEIGLSPCARTPSLEVASPTKVIEYMAWGVPVVANDLPDQAYLIGETGGGLCVPLTPAGFAAGILQLLRDPEAARRMGEAGRRAIPGLRSYEVIARNLAEKYRQLVGGEAR; encoded by the coding sequence ATGAACATCAGACTGCTCTATCTCACGCGTGAGCCGTTTCCCACCTTCCGGGTCGACGTGGCGACGCTGTTCGGCCGTTACCTGCCCGGGTTCGGTGTGTACTCGGACATCGTCGCCGTGCAGGAGGGCAACGTCGGCGAGTGCGCCTGGGAGGCGGGCGGGGCGTTTACGCGGACCGCCCGCGGCAGATGGGGGCGGATCCGGGCGCGGCTGATGCTTGCACTGGACCTATTCCGGCTGGCGCGTGCCGATTATTCCGCGGTTCAAGTCCGCGACCGGATTGTCGGGGCGCTGATCGGCCTTTGGGCGGCCCGGCTGCGGGGAAAGCCGTTCTATTACTGGATGTCCTTCCCCTTCCCCGAGTACTGGGCGGAACGGGGCTCGCCCGATCCGTCCGGGCTGGTCGGAACCGGCCGGCGCCTGCTGTTCCGGCTGCGCGGGCGTTTTTCCGCCTGGCTGTTGTATCGCCGCGTCCTGCCGGCGGCGGACCATATTTTCGTGCAGAGCGATGCCATGCGGATGCTGCTGGAGAGCCACGGCCTTCCTGCCGCGCGCATGACGCCGGTGCCGATGGGGGCGACGATTCCCGACCGGCTCGACGACATTCCGCCAGCGGACGATCCGCGCCTGGCGGGTCGGCGCGTCATCGTCTATTTGGGGGCTCTGGAACGGGCGCGCCGGTCGGAGGTCATGATCGAAGCGATGGCCGCGGTGCGCGATGAGTTCCCCTCGGCCTTGCTGGTCTGCGTGGGGGATGCCGAGGAGGTGATCGAAAGGCGCTGGTTCGACGGTTTGGTGGGACAACTCGGCTTGCAGGATCACGTCCTGTTCACGGGCTGGTTGCCGGGGGAAGAGGCGCGCCGCTATTTGCGGAACGCCGAGATCGGACTGTCGCCTTGCGCGCGCACGCCGTCCCTGGAAGTGGCTTCGCCCACCAAGGTCATCGAGTACATGGCCTGGGGCGTTCCGGTGGTCGCCAACGATCTTCCCGATCAGGCCTACCTTATAGGCGAAACCGGCGGGGGGCTTTGCGTGCCGCTGACCCCGGCCGGTTTCGCCGCCGGCATATTGCAATTGCTGCGGGACCCCGAGGCCGCGCGCCGCATGGGCGAGGCGGGGCGGCGGGCGATACCGGGTCTCAGAAGCTACGAGGTCATCGCGCGGAACCTCGCCGAGAAATACCGGCAGTTGGTCGGCGGCGAGGCGCGATGA
- a CDS encoding lipopolysaccharide biosynthesis protein, producing the protein MSGSGNPYGAAALRGSALAYLSGRAVSALLTFSAFALAARVLPLEAYGTYMAALAAMETGLALSTPGLDWVAARILPEYRLHAAGRTILGIICRLAGMQMAFYACAGAVLFFHAEQVAALLRMEAAAPVLSLAGAVLAVEGFGRFYREQMLGTLMRQGAAQAAQVVRSGTLAALLGSDWFAGREITALDAVRYELMASCGSTGLGAVLLLREMWSLRYRVAPSGDWTPPRRKQLLKLAVNTYISYLLAFAYGSQMLTLIVARILGADAAAVFGFSTNFSDQVRRYLPTDLLRSVIQPTLIAFFSRRRDFGGFMLRVGIWFKSSMILLMPVVVYFIAFGGMGAMLLGGERFREAGPVIALMLVGTALTILRRVVELSCNVVLATDLYVRWGFWLLAVPVMAVFLLTSGGRLTELIVLVIGAEAFFNFGIILALRRRGYPFRLAWGGLLRLAAWYGMGAGALVWSGPLVRFDMPTSVAVCLLLGAVGTLVAKPLSAAEAALVSDWSPRGARLLSRTPAA; encoded by the coding sequence ATGAGCGGTTCCGGCAATCCTTACGGTGCCGCCGCGCTCCGGGGCAGCGCGCTCGCTTACCTGTCGGGGCGGGCCGTTTCCGCACTGCTGACGTTTTCGGCCTTCGCGCTGGCGGCCCGGGTCCTGCCGCTGGAGGCCTACGGGACCTACATGGCCGCGCTGGCGGCCATGGAAACGGGGCTTGCGCTCTCGACGCCGGGATTGGATTGGGTGGCGGCCAGGATACTCCCCGAGTACCGTCTGCATGCCGCGGGAAGGACGATCCTAGGCATCATCTGCCGGCTCGCCGGGATGCAAATGGCCTTCTATGCCTGCGCCGGCGCCGTTTTGTTCTTCCATGCCGAACAAGTCGCGGCCCTGCTGCGGATGGAGGCGGCGGCGCCGGTATTGTCCCTCGCCGGCGCCGTCCTGGCCGTGGAGGGATTCGGACGCTTCTATCGCGAGCAGATGCTCGGCACCTTGATGCGCCAGGGTGCCGCCCAGGCGGCTCAGGTGGTTCGCTCGGGAACGCTGGCCGCTCTGCTGGGATCCGATTGGTTTGCAGGGCGTGAGATCACTGCCTTGGATGCCGTGCGCTATGAGCTGATGGCGTCCTGCGGGAGTACGGGATTGGGCGCTGTGCTCCTGCTGCGCGAGATGTGGTCACTGCGTTACCGGGTGGCGCCTTCGGGGGATTGGACGCCGCCGCGCCGGAAGCAGTTACTCAAGCTGGCGGTCAATACCTACATCAGTTACCTGCTTGCCTTCGCGTACGGCTCGCAGATGCTGACTCTCATCGTCGCCCGCATCCTTGGGGCTGACGCCGCCGCGGTTTTCGGTTTCAGCACCAATTTTTCCGACCAGGTGCGCCGCTACCTGCCGACCGATCTCCTGCGCAGCGTCATTCAGCCCACCTTGATCGCCTTTTTCAGCCGGCGCCGTGACTTCGGCGGCTTCATGCTGCGGGTCGGAATCTGGTTCAAATCTTCCATGATCCTGCTCATGCCGGTCGTCGTTTATTTCATCGCCTTCGGCGGAATGGGCGCCATGCTCCTGGGCGGAGAGCGTTTTCGGGAGGCGGGTCCCGTCATTGCGCTGATGCTTGTCGGTACCGCCCTGACGATCCTGCGCCGGGTGGTCGAGCTGTCCTGCAATGTGGTGCTGGCCACCGATCTGTACGTCCGCTGGGGTTTCTGGCTGCTCGCGGTGCCGGTCATGGCAGTGTTCCTTTTGACTTCAGGCGGGCGCCTGACTGAACTGATAGTACTCGTCATTGGGGCAGAGGCGTTTTTCAACTTCGGCATCATTCTGGCTTTGCGGCGGCGGGGATACCCCTTCAGATTGGCTTGGGGCGGATTGCTTCGTCTGGCCGCCTGGTATGGCATGGGGGCCGGCGCACTGGTGTGGTCAGGCCCACTGGTCCGTTTCGACATGCCGACGAGCGTTGCGGTCTGTCTGCTCCTGGGCGCGGTCGGAACGCTTGTGGCGAAGCCTTTGAGCGCCGCCGAAGCGGCGCTCGTATCGGACTGGAGCCCGCGCGGTGCCAGGCTGTTGTCGCGTACCCCCGCCGCATGA
- a CDS encoding class I SAM-dependent methyltransferase has translation MPAELVEYFPKPKGHTPMMLDVGCGPMLHRELCEAQGFRYAGLDYSDPEAMFLGDAQALPFKSDTFQFVLSIAVMQEVEHPQLMVQEAHRVLVPGGAFVGGVAYLEAYRGTRFHFTHLGLNSLLYEGGFIVDAIIPNHGWTAPGSLLKNALFPFVPQPVAAAMISPIVAAHRIWWWVGRFVNPKATEINRLLLNAGSFYFVAHKPDVSGDRAGGTTENAALGVY, from the coding sequence ATGCCGGCCGAACTGGTGGAATATTTCCCCAAGCCCAAAGGCCATACCCCGATGATGCTTGATGTTGGCTGTGGCCCCATGCTTCATCGAGAGCTTTGCGAGGCTCAGGGGTTTCGTTATGCAGGGTTGGATTACAGCGACCCGGAGGCCATGTTTTTAGGGGACGCTCAGGCATTACCATTCAAGAGCGATACGTTTCAATTTGTCTTGTCCATCGCTGTTATGCAAGAAGTCGAGCATCCTCAGCTTATGGTTCAGGAAGCACACCGGGTTCTTGTGCCGGGTGGTGCATTTGTGGGCGGAGTTGCTTATCTGGAAGCATATAGAGGGACACGATTTCATTTTACCCATCTGGGTCTGAATTCACTGTTGTATGAAGGCGGCTTCATCGTTGACGCGATCATTCCGAATCATGGATGGACGGCCCCGGGATCATTATTGAAGAACGCGTTGTTTCCATTTGTTCCGCAGCCCGTCGCTGCTGCTATGATCTCTCCTATTGTTGCGGCTCACCGGATTTGGTGGTGGGTAGGACGGTTTGTTAATCCCAAGGCGACGGAAATCAACAGGTTATTGCTGAATGCCGGATCTTTCTACTTTGTGGCCCATAAGCCGGATGTAAGTGGCGACCGTGCGGGTGGCACCACAGAGAACGCGGCGTTGGGTGTTTATTAA
- a CDS encoding glycosyltransferase family 4 protein, which yields MRKVLMIGPGTNGGIAAVIDACLEPDFVSHWKIEHLCSYEGPGLPTQLRVMAVAGIRLLGRLLARRLAIVHAHSASRGSFWRKSMLCALADLFGIPYVFHVHSGEFGVFYGSECRPAAKWWVRRTLRRAACVIALTEAWSKVLLAIEPQASVRVIGNPVSVPDALPEERDSGRPEVLFLGRLREKKGVFDLVRAIPLVLKRVPDAVFTLAGDGEMEAVRRFAVELGVSDAVRLPGWIREAEKDAELSAARVLALPSYFEGLPVCILEAMAAGVPVVATPVGGIPELLGDGECGLLVPPGDVGALAEALVVALKDTGLRQRLRESAFRRAVNYYAIQGVLRQLDAVYRGISLAGRAASG from the coding sequence ATGCGCAAAGTTCTGATGATCGGGCCGGGGACGAATGGCGGCATTGCGGCGGTGATCGACGCCTGTCTCGAACCGGATTTCGTTTCCCACTGGAAAATCGAGCACCTGTGCTCGTATGAGGGACCCGGCCTTCCGACCCAGCTTCGTGTCATGGCGGTGGCCGGGATACGGTTGCTGGGCCGGCTCTTGGCGCGCCGTCTGGCCATCGTGCATGCCCATAGCGCTTCGCGGGGCAGCTTCTGGCGGAAGTCCATGCTTTGCGCGTTGGCGGACCTCTTCGGCATCCCCTATGTCTTCCATGTCCACAGCGGCGAATTCGGCGTGTTCTACGGCAGCGAGTGCCGTCCCGCGGCGAAATGGTGGGTACGGAGGACCCTGCGGCGTGCCGCCTGCGTGATCGCCCTTACCGAAGCCTGGTCCAAGGTGCTGCTGGCCATCGAGCCGCAGGCGAGCGTTCGGGTCATAGGCAATCCGGTGAGTGTTCCCGACGCCCTGCCGGAGGAACGCGACTCGGGGCGGCCGGAGGTACTGTTCCTGGGGCGCTTGCGCGAGAAGAAAGGCGTCTTTGATCTGGTCCGGGCCATTCCCCTCGTGCTGAAACGTGTCCCGGACGCCGTATTCACGCTTGCCGGCGACGGCGAAATGGAGGCTGTCAGGCGGTTTGCGGTGGAGCTGGGAGTTTCCGATGCCGTACGGCTGCCGGGTTGGATTAGGGAGGCCGAGAAGGACGCTGAGTTGTCGGCGGCCCGGGTGCTGGCCCTTCCCTCCTACTTCGAAGGGCTGCCCGTTTGCATTTTGGAAGCGATGGCGGCTGGCGTTCCGGTCGTGGCCACCCCGGTCGGAGGCATTCCCGAACTCCTCGGCGACGGAGAATGCGGTCTGCTGGTGCCGCCGGGAGACGTGGGGGCGCTGGCCGAGGCGCTGGTCGTCGCCCTGAAGGATACCGGGCTGCGCCAGCGGCTCCGCGAAAGTGCATTTCGCCGCGCGGTGAACTATTATGCAATACAAGGCGTGTTGCGCCAGCTCGATGCCGTTTACCGGGGTATCTCTCTCGCCGGGCGGGCGGCAAGCGGTTAG
- a CDS encoding glycosyltransferase family 4 protein, whose amino-acid sequence MNKQRRVLILVENLPVPFDRRVWQEATTLQANGYEVSVICPTGPGCADLYEIMDGIHIYRFDLPVEGCKATGYFAEYSAALLKTFRLAWKVWRDRGFDVIHACNPPDLLFLVGGFFKLFFGVRFLFDHHDIAPELYEAKFGRRDVFWRLMVWLERLTFKMADVSVATNESYKRIAIERGGMNPAKVHVVRSGPNLDRLRKMPPLDVLKKGRKYLVGYVGVMGKQEGIELLLRSVQYLVEDMGRDDVHFGLVGGGTSLEEMRQLARDMEVAEYVTFTGRVGDRQMLEMLNTADVCVNPDVANEMNDKSTMNKIMEYMALGKPIVQFDLTEGRFSALEASLYARRNDPVDMALKIVELLDDPARRMRMGEFGRKRVERELEWKYEAPKLLAAYEDLFDR is encoded by the coding sequence GTGAACAAGCAGCGTCGCGTTCTTATTCTCGTGGAGAATCTGCCCGTCCCCTTTGATCGGAGGGTTTGGCAGGAGGCGACCACGTTGCAGGCGAATGGGTATGAAGTTTCAGTGATATGTCCGACTGGGCCGGGTTGCGCAGATCTCTACGAAATAATGGATGGCATCCACATTTATCGCTTTGATCTTCCCGTAGAGGGCTGCAAAGCCACAGGGTACTTTGCCGAGTATTCGGCTGCGCTTCTGAAGACTTTCCGGTTGGCTTGGAAAGTGTGGAGGGATCGCGGCTTTGATGTCATTCATGCCTGTAATCCACCTGATCTTTTGTTCCTTGTAGGTGGATTCTTCAAGCTGTTCTTTGGGGTCCGTTTTCTATTTGACCATCACGATATAGCTCCGGAACTCTACGAGGCGAAGTTTGGCCGCCGAGACGTGTTTTGGAGGTTGATGGTTTGGCTCGAACGCCTCACGTTCAAGATGGCGGACGTATCTGTCGCTACCAACGAATCGTACAAAAGGATCGCTATTGAAAGGGGAGGGATGAATCCTGCCAAGGTGCACGTGGTGCGCAGCGGGCCAAACCTGGATCGGTTGAGAAAAATGCCACCCCTGGATGTCTTGAAAAAAGGTCGGAAATATCTTGTAGGTTATGTGGGGGTGATGGGAAAACAGGAGGGTATTGAGCTACTACTGCGGTCTGTACAGTATCTTGTCGAGGATATGGGGCGGGACGACGTACATTTTGGCCTCGTAGGAGGCGGCACTTCGTTGGAGGAGATGAGGCAATTGGCGAGGGACATGGAGGTTGCCGAGTACGTCACTTTCACGGGCCGTGTTGGAGATAGACAGATGCTGGAAATGCTTAATACAGCGGATGTGTGTGTGAATCCAGACGTGGCGAATGAGATGAACGACAAGTCCACCATGAATAAGATCATGGAATACATGGCATTGGGGAAGCCCATCGTTCAGTTTGATCTGACTGAAGGACGATTTTCCGCTTTGGAGGCTTCACTATATGCGCGGAGGAACGATCCGGTAGATATGGCCCTAAAGATCGTGGAACTGTTGGACGATCCGGCTCGGAGGATGCGCATGGGCGAATTTGGGCGTAAGCGCGTAGAGAGGGAGCTCGAGTGGAAGTATGAAGCGCCGAAACTCCTCGCGGCGTACGAAGACCTGTTCGATCGGTGA
- a CDS encoding nucleotide sugar dehydrogenase: MMKLSVFGLGYVGAVSAACLASEGHNVIGVDPNRTKVDLINRGLTPIIEKDVGTLIAKAVAEGNLRATSNPVDAVVNSDVSLVCVGTPSQFNGNLDLSYVRRVCEEIGKAIKIKGGFHVVAVRSTMLPGSMRSIVIPTLEAASGMKVGEEIGVCNNPEFLREGTAVHDYYNPPKTVIGETDEKAGEALLDLYRHMNAPLIRTDVETAEMVKYTDNNWHALKVVFANEIGNICKAVGVDGHKVMDIFCQDTKLNLSAYYMRPGFAFGGSCLPKDVRALTYKGRTLDLELPVLNAILPSNQCQIKRAIDMIVAKGRRKVGILGFAFKAGTDDLRESPIVDLIEFLIGKGYELKLYDRNVNLASLTGANRDYILNHIPHISRLMVDRMSDVLDFAETIVIGNGAEEFRGIVGNLSEDKVVVDLVRVFSERSSGRYDGICW; the protein is encoded by the coding sequence ATGATGAAGCTAAGTGTTTTCGGTCTCGGGTATGTAGGGGCGGTATCGGCGGCATGCTTGGCAAGTGAGGGGCATAACGTCATCGGAGTCGATCCGAATAGGACGAAAGTCGATCTTATCAACAGAGGGCTTACTCCTATCATCGAAAAAGATGTCGGTACCTTGATTGCCAAGGCTGTGGCGGAAGGAAATCTGCGTGCGACGTCGAATCCTGTCGATGCGGTTGTGAATTCCGATGTGTCGCTAGTCTGTGTAGGTACTCCTTCCCAGTTTAATGGGAATCTGGATTTGTCATATGTGCGCAGGGTATGCGAGGAAATTGGCAAGGCGATCAAAATCAAGGGCGGTTTTCATGTGGTCGCTGTGCGTTCCACTATGTTACCCGGCTCCATGCGGAGTATAGTCATCCCTACACTGGAAGCCGCCTCTGGAATGAAGGTTGGGGAAGAAATAGGAGTGTGCAACAATCCTGAGTTTCTCCGGGAGGGAACCGCGGTACATGATTACTACAACCCTCCGAAAACGGTCATTGGTGAAACCGATGAAAAGGCGGGAGAGGCCCTCCTGGATCTGTATCGGCACATGAATGCGCCTTTGATCCGCACGGACGTGGAGACGGCGGAGATGGTGAAATATACTGACAACAACTGGCATGCATTAAAAGTTGTGTTTGCCAACGAAATTGGAAACATATGCAAGGCTGTAGGTGTGGATGGCCACAAGGTCATGGACATTTTTTGCCAGGATACGAAACTAAATCTTTCCGCATATTACATGCGGCCGGGCTTCGCTTTTGGCGGCTCATGTTTGCCGAAAGACGTCCGGGCTTTGACGTATAAGGGAAGAACGCTCGATCTGGAACTGCCGGTTTTGAATGCCATATTGCCTTCCAATCAGTGTCAGATAAAAAGGGCTATTGACATGATAGTCGCCAAGGGTCGCAGGAAAGTGGGTATACTCGGTTTTGCTTTTAAGGCTGGCACAGATGATTTGCGTGAGTCGCCAATAGTTGATCTAATCGAATTCCTGATAGGAAAAGGCTATGAGCTGAAACTTTATGACAGGAATGTCAATTTGGCGTCATTGACCGGCGCGAATAGGGACTATATTTTAAACCATATTCCGCATATCTCCAGGCTCATGGTGGACCGCATGTCGGACGTTTTGGATTTCGCCGAAACGATTGTTATCGGGAACGGCGCAGAGGAGTTTCGGGGCATCGTTGGCAATCTTAGTGAAGATAAAGTTGTGGTTGATTTGGTAAGAGTTTTCTCGGAAAGAAGTTCCGGCCGATATGATGGAATTTGCTGGTAG